One Campylobacter massiliensis DNA window includes the following coding sequences:
- the queA gene encoding tRNA preQ1(34) S-adenosylmethionine ribosyltransferase-isomerase QueA, translated as MSQILNPNSLDAYDYELPPELIANFPTFPKEDARLLVYERASEKISHLKFGDLPEILPTCDIIFNDTKVVKARIFGKKDSGGETELLLNSPLADGKFSVYIKGKVRAGSVLNFDRNLTAEVCELFEDGSRTVKFSQNGEPLDTAALYKILSHIGHVPLPPYIKRSDTEDDESWYQSVFAKNEGAVAAPTASLHFSDEMIARLAKDREIAYLTLHVGAGTFKGVESEDITQHKMHAEFYDIPQDTQNLINSDKPILGVGTTVTRCVEEFARNGKSSGECRLFLNLNNKPIRQNYLLTNFHLPKSTLIMLVTSFVGLDQTMRIYKTAVEQKYKFYSYGDAMLVI; from the coding sequence ATGAGTCAAATTTTAAATCCAAACTCGCTTGACGCCTACGACTACGAGCTACCGCCGGAGCTAATCGCCAATTTCCCAACATTTCCTAAAGAGGACGCTAGGCTACTAGTCTACGAGCGAGCTAGCGAAAAAATCTCTCATCTAAAATTCGGCGACTTGCCTGAAATTTTACCGACTTGCGATATTATTTTTAACGATACTAAAGTCGTAAAGGCTAGAATTTTCGGCAAAAAAGATAGCGGCGGCGAGACGGAGCTTTTGCTAAACTCTCCGCTTGCGGACGGTAAATTTAGCGTCTATATAAAAGGCAAGGTCCGCGCGGGCAGCGTTTTAAATTTCGACCGAAATTTGACCGCCGAGGTTTGCGAGCTCTTTGAGGACGGCTCGCGCACGGTCAAATTTAGCCAAAACGGCGAGCCTTTGGACACGGCCGCGCTTTATAAAATCCTATCTCACATCGGTCACGTACCTCTGCCGCCTTACATCAAACGAAGCGACACCGAGGATGATGAGAGCTGGTACCAAAGCGTGTTTGCCAAAAACGAGGGCGCGGTGGCGGCTCCGACGGCAAGCCTGCATTTTAGCGACGAGATGATCGCGCGTCTAGCAAAAGACCGCGAGATAGCCTACCTCACGCTGCACGTTGGCGCGGGAACGTTTAAGGGCGTGGAGAGCGAGGATATCACGCAGCACAAGATGCACGCGGAGTTTTACGATATCCCGCAAGATACGCAAAATTTAATCAACTCAGATAAACCGATCCTGGGCGTGGGCACGACGGTGACGCGCTGCGTGGAGGAGTTTGCAAGAAACGGCAAGTCTAGCGGCGAGTGCAGACTGTTTTTAAATTTAAATAATAAACCGATCCGCCAAAACTACCTGCTTACGAATTTTCACCTGCCAAAATCGACGCTAATCATGCTCGTTACGAGCTTTGTCGGGCTTGATCAGACTATGCGGATTTACAAAACCGCCGTGGAGCAAAAGTACAAATTTTACTCCTACGGCGACGCGATGCTGGTTATATAG
- a CDS encoding helix-turn-helix domain-containing protein — translation MKVEFKDILRANEQEIAQNLVRYGQSAWQEQDRKCKVEFFKGTSGASYCRSEIICNKSVKRRLERSAGYCFLLFNDARGDAGLKAGKKTFCLKAGEFWTGRVDSGFEGICEYQSNSYAGRCIVLKNELASELAAFKNLGEENEICIQTAKINLAQNLILRELLTASEFEGKMREIFMEAKILELIYKSLGAPKTPEADEKKRDFGDEYVKILNKARQILLSDVQNPPSIKELARACATNEFKLKTGFKSYFGDTIYGLLATERLNAAKKLLERGDVCVSEAAKIVGYASAPHFAKIFREKFGVLPTQILKQKKFYT, via the coding sequence ATGAAGGTCGAATTTAAAGATATTTTACGCGCAAACGAGCAAGAAATAGCGCAAAATTTGGTGCGCTACGGGCAAAGCGCGTGGCAAGAGCAAGATAGAAAATGCAAGGTCGAGTTTTTTAAAGGCACAAGCGGCGCAAGCTACTGCAGGAGCGAAATAATCTGCAACAAAAGCGTAAAAAGACGGCTTGAAAGGAGCGCTGGCTACTGCTTTTTGCTCTTTAACGACGCAAGAGGGGACGCCGGGCTTAAGGCAGGTAAAAAAACTTTTTGTCTAAAGGCCGGAGAGTTTTGGACGGGGCGCGTAGATAGCGGATTTGAGGGCATTTGCGAGTATCAAAGTAATAGCTACGCCGGGCGATGCATCGTGCTAAAAAACGAGCTGGCCAGCGAGCTAGCGGCTTTTAAAAATCTAGGCGAAGAAAACGAAATCTGCATCCAAACAGCTAAGATAAATTTAGCCCAAAACCTGATTTTGCGAGAGCTTTTAACCGCGAGCGAGTTTGAGGGCAAGATGCGCGAAATCTTTATGGAAGCTAAAATTTTAGAGCTAATCTACAAAAGCCTAGGCGCGCCTAAAACGCCCGAAGCCGATGAAAAAAAGCGCGATTTTGGCGACGAATACGTAAAAATTTTAAACAAAGCAAGGCAAATTCTACTAAGCGACGTCCAAAATCCGCCCAGCATAAAGGAGCTAGCAAGAGCGTGCGCGACGAATGAATTTAAACTAAAAACGGGCTTTAAAAGCTACTTTGGCGATACGATCTACGGGCTGCTAGCGACCGAGCGGCTAAACGCGGCGAAAAAACTTTTAGAGCGCGGAGACGTCTGCGTAAGCGAAGCCGCAAAAATCGTCGGATACGCCAGCGCTCCGCACTTTGCAAAGATTTTTAGAGAAAAATTCGGCGTTTTGCCGACGCAAATTTTAAAACAAAAGAAATTTTATACGTAA
- the tatB gene encoding Sec-independent protein translocase protein TatB, with product MFGMSLPEIIVIAVIAVLFLGPDKLPSAMVEIAKFFKTVKKTVNDAKSSFDQEIKIQELKEDAKKYKESIAKTTETVRKKLTFEELDELKKGVSDVTSGITDGLNDVKKSVEAVKNPGEAVKNAVLGDNEKKEA from the coding sequence ATGTTTGGCATGAGCTTACCCGAGATCATCGTCATAGCCGTCATCGCGGTGCTATTTTTGGGGCCCGATAAGCTTCCTAGCGCGATGGTAGAGATAGCGAAATTTTTTAAAACCGTCAAAAAAACGGTCAATGACGCAAAAAGCAGCTTCGATCAAGAGATAAAAATCCAAGAACTCAAAGAGGACGCGAAAAAATACAAAGAAAGCATCGCAAAAACCACCGAAACGGTGCGAAAAAAGCTCACCTTTGAGGAGCTTGACGAGCTCAAAAAAGGCGTAAGCGACGTCACTAGCGGCATCACGGACGGCCTAAACGACGTAAAAAAGAGCGTCGAAGCGGTCAAAAACCCGGGCGAAGCGGTCAAAAACGCCGTTTTAGGCGATAACGAGAAAAAAGAGGCGTAA
- the hemW gene encoding radical SAM family heme chaperone HemW produces the protein MLLYVHIPFCESKCPYCAFGSVVGKRNLTSAYFDAMIADFREQILKFDVKNGEIETVFIGGGTPSAVDAGYYERLFEAIAPYLAKDAEITTEANPNSASQKWLFQMKSYGVNRVSFGAQSFFEDKLKFLGRIHDARQIYEAIISAKTAGIENINVDLIYGTKLDSKKRLEQEAQNVRNLGVSHVSAYSLTLEENTPFAGKISYAKDSPRLAKFMIDRIEETGLKQYEISNFGQICKHNLGYWQGKNYLAIGAYAVGFWRDHRFYNPSNLNSYVKNPHAKKIENLSAGELNLERIFLGARSIVGIWQNSLNTEQEQRALLLKKSGKLKFKNGRYYAENFITADEISLFIAG, from the coding sequence ATGCTTCTTTACGTCCACATCCCCTTTTGCGAGAGCAAATGCCCCTACTGTGCCTTTGGTTCGGTGGTGGGCAAACGAAATTTAACGAGCGCGTATTTTGATGCGATGATTGCGGATTTTAGGGAGCAGATTTTAAAATTTGACGTAAAAAACGGCGAGATCGAAACCGTTTTCATCGGCGGAGGGACGCCTAGCGCCGTAGACGCGGGCTACTACGAGCGGCTATTTGAGGCTATCGCGCCATATCTAGCAAAGGACGCCGAGATCACGACGGAGGCAAATCCGAACTCGGCGAGCCAAAAGTGGCTCTTTCAGATGAAATCATACGGCGTAAATCGCGTAAGCTTCGGCGCTCAAAGCTTTTTTGAAGATAAGCTTAAATTTCTCGGGCGCATCCACGACGCGAGGCAGATCTACGAAGCCATCATAAGCGCCAAGACCGCGGGAATAGAAAATATCAACGTAGATCTCATCTACGGAACAAAGCTAGACTCCAAAAAACGCCTCGAGCAAGAGGCGCAAAATGTCCGAAATCTAGGCGTTTCGCACGTCTCGGCATACTCGCTAACGCTTGAGGAAAATACCCCCTTTGCCGGCAAAATAAGCTACGCAAAAGATAGCCCGAGGCTGGCGAAATTTATGATAGATCGCATCGAAGAAACTGGGCTAAAACAATACGAAATCTCAAATTTCGGTCAAATTTGCAAGCATAATCTAGGCTACTGGCAGGGCAAAAACTACCTTGCCATAGGCGCTTACGCAGTCGGATTTTGGCGAGATCATCGTTTTTATAACCCCTCAAATTTAAACTCCTACGTAAAAAATCCGCACGCTAAAAAAATAGAAAATTTAAGCGCAGGCGAGCTAAATTTAGAGCGGATATTTTTAGGCGCCAGAAGCATCGTCGGTATCTGGCAAAATAGCCTAAACACGGAGCAAGAGCAAAGAGCGCTACTGCTAAAAAAGAGCGGGAAATTAAAATTTAAAAACGGGCGGTATTACGCCGAAAATTTCATCACCGCGGATGAAATTTCTTTATTTATCGCGGGCTGA
- the tatC gene encoding twin-arginine translocase subunit TatC, whose product MFEELKPHLVELRKRLFISVMTVIVMFVVCFSFWNQILDFIIAPLQNTLPDNQKMVFLEVQEPFFVAMKVAFFTGFLLSLPIIFWQFWLFVAPGLYENEKKYVIPFVISATFMFLVGAAFCYYVVVPIGFAFLINFGQQLFSAMLNIGGYVGFFTKLVIAFGIAFELPVITFFLAKLGLVDDKMLKNSFRYAIVVIFIFAAVMTPPDILSQFLMAVPLIGLYGLSIFIAARVNPAKNEEPDQETDEEKEDE is encoded by the coding sequence ATGTTTGAAGAGCTAAAACCGCATTTAGTAGAACTTAGAAAAAGGCTTTTCATTAGCGTCATGACTGTGATCGTGATGTTTGTAGTGTGCTTTAGCTTTTGGAATCAAATTTTAGACTTTATCATCGCGCCGCTGCAAAACACCCTGCCAGATAACCAAAAAATGGTCTTTCTCGAGGTGCAAGAGCCCTTTTTCGTAGCGATGAAGGTGGCGTTTTTTACAGGATTTTTACTCTCGTTGCCGATTATTTTTTGGCAGTTTTGGCTCTTTGTAGCGCCTGGACTCTACGAAAACGAGAAAAAGTACGTAATCCCGTTTGTTATTTCGGCCACTTTTATGTTTTTAGTTGGCGCGGCGTTTTGCTACTACGTCGTCGTTCCTATCGGTTTTGCATTTCTTATAAATTTCGGCCAACAGCTATTTTCCGCGATGCTAAATATCGGCGGCTACGTCGGCTTTTTTACGAAACTGGTCATTGCGTTCGGTATCGCGTTTGAGCTTCCCGTTATCACATTTTTCCTCGCTAAACTCGGCCTAGTCGATGATAAGATGCTCAAAAACTCCTTCCGCTACGCTATCGTCGTGATTTTTATATTTGCCGCGGTTATGACGCCTCCGGATATCCTCAGCCAGTTTTTGATGGCGGTGCCTCTCATCGGTCTTTACGGGCTTTCTATCTTTATAGCCGCCCGCGTAAATCCGGCTAAAAACGAAGAGCCCGACCAGGAAACCGACGAAGAAAAAGAGGACGAATAG